The sequence TCTATAAAGTTTCTGAGCTTCTCAGTTAGCCGTTCGACACGGCGCGTTTCGCATTCCCAAATCGTCAACACCCGCCAACCATTTCTCCTAAGTTGCTTCCGAACACGCCGATCACGTTTTCGATTGCCCTCAATCTTGGATAGCCAGAATTCGACATTCGAGGAAGGTGTAGTGCCGCGTTTACAGCGATGGCCATGCCAAAAACATC comes from Terriglobia bacterium and encodes:
- a CDS encoding very short patch repair endonuclease; the protein is NTAPEIAVRRLLFSLGYRYRLHTTDLPGKPDIVLRSLHCVMFVNGCFWHGHRCKRGTTPSSNVEFWLSKIEGNRKRDRRVRKQLRRNGWRVLTIWECETRRVERLTEKLRNFIEAT